A DNA window from Iodobacter ciconiae contains the following coding sequences:
- the proC gene encoding pyrroline-5-carboxylate reductase: MKITFIGGGNMAIAMIGGMIKQGFTAAQIHVVEPDALKREQLGTSLGVSTSDPETAIPQSDAILFAVKPQQLQAVAKSVQKQINGALIISIAAGIRVDTLSQWLNTYPRIVRVMPNTPALVQAGMSGAYATSDVNTADRELTERMLAAIGEMVWVEKESDIDGITAISGSGPAYVFYFMEALQAAARAQGFGPEIARKLAYQTFSGAVKLAMQSEDDAATLRQKVTSKGGTTERAINALETSQVRTTIIAAASAAAARSRELGEESTRSLEV; this comes from the coding sequence ATGAAAATCACTTTTATCGGTGGCGGAAATATGGCCATCGCAATGATAGGCGGCATGATCAAACAAGGCTTTACCGCCGCTCAAATCCATGTAGTCGAGCCCGACGCGCTTAAACGTGAGCAGCTCGGTACCAGCCTGGGTGTAAGCACCAGTGATCCGGAAACCGCTATTCCTCAAAGTGACGCCATTTTGTTCGCGGTAAAACCTCAGCAATTACAGGCCGTGGCAAAGTCCGTGCAAAAACAGATAAATGGCGCACTGATTATCTCCATTGCAGCAGGCATCAGGGTGGATACGCTGTCGCAGTGGCTGAATACCTATCCGCGCATTGTGCGGGTGATGCCCAATACCCCGGCACTGGTTCAGGCAGGCATGTCCGGCGCTTACGCCACCAGCGATGTAAATACTGCAGATCGTGAATTAACCGAGCGCATGCTGGCTGCAATTGGTGAAATGGTGTGGGTAGAAAAAGAAAGTGATATCGATGGCATTACGGCGATTTCCGGCTCCGGCCCCGCCTATGTTTTCTATTTTATGGAAGCCCTGCAAGCTGCTGCCCGAGCACAGGGCTTTGGCCCCGAGATTGCCCGCAAACTGGCTTACCAAACTTTCTCTGGAGCGGTCAAGCTGGCCATGCAAAGCGAAGACGATGCCGCCACCCTAAGGCAGAAAGTCACCTCCAAAGGCGGCACAACCGAGCGCGCCATTAATGCACTCGAAACCAGCCAGGTACGCACAACCATTATTGCAGCGGCCTCGGCTGCTGCCGCTCGCTCCCGCGAGTTGGGGGAAGAATCCACACGCAGTCTTGAAGTCTGA
- a CDS encoding YggS family pyridoxal phosphate-dependent enzyme has translation MATIFTAWQDVQKRIAKAAAASQRESSAITLLAVSKTFPSEAIRELYSNGQRSFGENYVQELIDKHAALTDCNELIWHFIGPLQSNKTRSVAELADWVHSIDRFKIAERLSAQRPEHLAALNVCIQVNVSGEASKSGISPGECMLLATKICQLPRIKLRGLMCIPEPTQDLTQLARQFTLLRNLQNQLITAGVDLDTLSMGMSGDLETAISEGSTLVRVGTALFGARSYPNISS, from the coding sequence ATGGCAACGATATTTACAGCATGGCAAGATGTGCAAAAGCGCATTGCAAAAGCCGCCGCCGCTAGTCAGAGAGAAAGCAGCGCCATCACCTTGTTGGCGGTAAGTAAGACATTCCCCAGTGAAGCCATCAGAGAGCTGTATTCAAACGGCCAGCGCTCCTTTGGCGAAAATTATGTTCAAGAATTAATAGATAAACATGCAGCTTTAACAGATTGTAATGAACTCATCTGGCACTTTATCGGGCCGCTACAGAGCAATAAAACCCGATCTGTGGCAGAGTTGGCAGACTGGGTTCATTCAATTGACCGTTTTAAGATCGCTGAACGCCTTTCTGCGCAACGCCCGGAACATTTAGCAGCTTTAAATGTCTGCATCCAGGTCAATGTATCGGGTGAAGCATCAAAGTCCGGCATTTCACCCGGTGAATGCATGCTACTGGCGACAAAAATCTGTCAATTACCTCGTATAAAATTACGTGGTTTAATGTGTATTCCCGAGCCTACGCAAGATTTAACGCAGCTGGCCAGACAGTTTACGCTTCTGAGGAATTTACAAAATCAGCTAATCACCGCAGGCGTAGACCTCGACACTTTATCGATGGGCATGTCAGGTGATTTAGAAACCGCCATTAGCGAGGGTTCAACCCTCGTGCGAGTAGGAACCGCGTTATTCGGCGCTCGCAGCTATCCAAACATTTCATCATGA
- a CDS encoding PilT/PilU family type 4a pilus ATPase → MEKEQAAKFMHDLLRHMRGKGASDLFITSDFPPAMKIDGKVTPVSNQILTAQHSKELARAIMNDRQAEDFEASKECNFAISPGQLGRFRVNAFMQQGHVGMVLRTINSEIPSLGELGLPPVLCDIAMAKRGLVIFVGGTGSGKSTSLAAMIGHRNEHGYDHIITIEDPIEYVHAHKNCIVTQREVGVDTDSWQAALKNTLRQAPDVILIGEIRDRETMDYAIAFSETGHLCMATLHANSANQALDRIINFFPEERRQQLLMDLSLNLRSFVSQRLVPHRTGKGRVAAVEVMLNSPLISELIFKGEIHEIKEIMKKSRELGMQTFDQALFDHYEAGKISYEDALRNADSVNDLRLSIKLQGSEAKHTDVLSGLDHLDIV, encoded by the coding sequence ATGGAAAAAGAACAGGCCGCAAAATTTATGCATGATCTTTTGCGGCATATGCGTGGCAAAGGCGCTTCAGACTTATTTATTACCTCTGATTTTCCGCCAGCGATGAAAATTGATGGGAAAGTAACGCCGGTTTCCAATCAAATTTTAACCGCCCAGCATAGTAAGGAATTGGCCAGGGCGATTATGAATGATCGTCAGGCTGAGGATTTTGAAGCAAGTAAAGAATGTAATTTTGCCATCAGCCCCGGCCAGCTTGGCCGTTTCCGGGTGAATGCCTTTATGCAGCAAGGCCACGTGGGTATGGTGCTGCGTACAATTAACTCAGAAATCCCTTCTCTTGGCGAATTAGGTTTGCCACCGGTGCTGTGTGATATCGCCATGGCTAAGCGTGGCCTGGTGATTTTTGTGGGCGGTACCGGCTCGGGGAAATCGACTTCGCTGGCTGCGATGATCGGGCATAGAAATGAGCATGGGTATGACCACATCATTACAATTGAAGACCCGATTGAATATGTGCACGCACATAAAAACTGCATTGTGACGCAGCGCGAAGTGGGAGTTGATACCGACTCCTGGCAGGCGGCTTTAAAAAATACTCTGCGCCAGGCACCGGATGTGATTTTGATCGGTGAGATCCGTGATCGCGAAACCATGGATTACGCGATTGCGTTTTCTGAAACCGGTCACCTTTGTATGGCTACATTGCATGCCAACTCTGCCAATCAGGCGCTGGACCGGATTATCAACTTTTTTCCTGAAGAGCGTCGTCAACAGCTTTTGATGGATTTATCTTTGAACCTGCGCTCATTTGTTTCGCAGCGTCTGGTTCCGCACCGTACAGGTAAGGGCCGTGTGGCCGCTGTGGAAGTGATGTTAAACAGCCCGCTGATTTCCGAGTTGATTTTTAAAGGTGAAATCCATGAAATCAAAGAGATCATGAAAAAATCGCGTGAATTGGGAATGCAAACTTTTGATCAGGCTCTGTTTGATCACTATGAAGCAGGCAAAATCAGTTATGAAGATGCATTGCGTAATGCGGACTCCGTAAACGATTTACGTTTGAGTATTAAGTTGCAAGGTTCTGAAGCCAAACATACAGACGTTCTTTCCGGTCTCGATCATCTTGATATTGTTTAA
- a CDS encoding type IV pilus assembly protein FimV, whose amino-acid sequence MLVPLAHAAVLGEIQLRSALGERFNARINIVAKEGEELGLHCLRLIPSQSANAPHFSARLSFEPNENGGVLTLRGNEPLQEPLLDFSIRLRCPSETSASFQRDYNVLLDPREYRPRQSADLVPQAPVLQQNLPDFSGTWQSQEGDSVEQIARAYFPKDRASRKRMVDEIYRLNPAMAQQARARLPLNKDVKLPDRKHLLPRVSVMSEEKNLQLAVPLPVKESLQITASSLPHFAQNGFQLRLSESLSSISSKIPASSDEGLLARERLQLLDIDDQAAQLLQFKYQIGQLEKQLASLQGPPQVESPQAEKPQTKRLRSSSPVFVQDKSLNLPGAWWLLLLLLIPAFYLIWRRRNIVRADTDVFPPSSEMTSVPLSERPTQIMPDRSQPTGAMNHLPQAASGWGRDDVDVIQPKNVSEEAQMLLDHGLVTQAVDLLEDEIEHHPSSLALWMMLFDVYVAQGMHQAFQNKAAGFRLQFSSDSLWQRVQGMGRALDPGNPLYLPPDENISLLPQEGLSLAMPDSKMELVDFVAGELAGIKKDASYIEPGPLNLSVEIPGLLPSAEMGLPRRTGLNMAHFQTEDPALLSVVQHLEKNDLHSACQQLEQLLYHGTAEQRQVSIKWLDILIPLQI is encoded by the coding sequence TTGTTGGTACCGCTCGCGCATGCTGCTGTTCTGGGTGAGATTCAGCTTCGCTCTGCGCTGGGCGAGCGTTTTAATGCCCGTATTAATATTGTGGCCAAGGAAGGTGAAGAGCTGGGGCTTCATTGCCTGCGGCTGATCCCCTCCCAGAGTGCGAATGCCCCGCATTTTAGTGCCCGTTTATCATTTGAACCGAATGAAAATGGCGGTGTGCTTACGCTAAGGGGAAATGAGCCCTTGCAGGAGCCGCTGCTTGATTTTTCGATTCGTTTGCGTTGCCCCAGTGAAACAAGCGCCAGTTTTCAGCGTGATTACAATGTGTTGCTTGATCCGCGGGAATATCGTCCCAGACAAAGTGCCGATTTAGTGCCTCAGGCTCCGGTACTGCAGCAGAACCTGCCTGATTTTTCAGGCACTTGGCAAAGTCAGGAGGGCGATTCGGTGGAGCAGATAGCCCGGGCTTATTTTCCGAAAGACAGAGCAAGCCGCAAGCGGATGGTGGATGAGATTTATCGCTTGAACCCGGCTATGGCACAACAGGCTCGTGCCCGCCTGCCATTAAATAAAGACGTGAAATTGCCTGATCGTAAGCATTTATTGCCTCGCGTTTCGGTGATGAGCGAGGAGAAAAATCTGCAGCTCGCGGTACCGCTACCCGTCAAAGAGTCTTTACAAATTACTGCGTCGTCTTTACCGCATTTTGCTCAGAATGGCTTTCAACTGCGTTTGTCTGAATCTCTGTCATCCATCAGTAGCAAAATACCAGCAAGCTCGGATGAAGGTTTGCTTGCCCGCGAGCGCCTGCAGCTTTTGGATATTGATGATCAGGCTGCGCAGCTATTGCAGTTTAAATATCAGATTGGCCAGCTGGAGAAACAACTAGCCTCCCTTCAGGGCCCTCCCCAGGTAGAAAGTCCTCAGGCAGAAAAGCCTCAAACAAAAAGGCTTCGTAGCAGCAGCCCTGTTTTTGTCCAAGACAAAAGCCTTAATTTGCCAGGTGCCTGGTGGCTTCTATTATTGCTGCTGATACCGGCATTTTATTTAATCTGGCGGCGGCGCAATATTGTGCGGGCAGATACGGATGTGTTTCCTCCGTCATCAGAAATGACGTCTGTTCCGCTGAGTGAGCGCCCGACGCAGATTATGCCTGACCGGAGCCAGCCTACGGGCGCGATGAATCACCTCCCTCAGGCCGCTTCAGGCTGGGGGCGTGATGATGTGGATGTGATACAGCCCAAAAATGTGTCTGAAGAAGCGCAGATGCTGCTGGATCATGGCCTGGTTACACAGGCGGTTGATCTATTGGAGGATGAAATCGAGCATCATCCAAGCTCATTAGCTTTATGGATGATGCTGTTTGACGTGTATGTTGCCCAGGGTATGCATCAGGCGTTTCAAAACAAGGCTGCTGGCTTTCGATTACAGTTTTCCAGTGACAGCCTGTGGCAGCGTGTGCAGGGCATGGGCAGGGCTTTAGATCCGGGTAATCCGCTTTATCTGCCGCCAGATGAAAACATCAGTCTGCTTCCTCAGGAAGGGTTGAGTCTGGCTATGCCGGATAGCAAAATGGAGCTCGTGGATTTTGTGGCAGGCGAGTTAGCAGGGATTAAAAAGGATGCCAGCTATATTGAGCCCGGGCCGCTTAATCTCTCGGTAGAAATACCCGGCCTTCTACCTTCGGCCGAAATGGGTTTGCCCCGCAGGACAGGATTGAACATGGCCCATTTTCAGACTGAGGATCCCGCTTTACTGTCCGTGGTCCAGCATTTGGAAAAAAATGATCTTCACTCTGCTTGTCAGCAACTTGAGCAGCTTTTGTATCATGGCACGGCAGAGCAACGTCAGGTGTCAATCAAGTGGCTGGATATTTTGATTCCATTACAAATATGA
- a CDS encoding type IV pilus twitching motility protein PilT: MEISELLAFTVKNKASDLHLSSGLPPMIRVDGDIRRINTPALAHKDVHDMVYDIMNDGQRKIYEDTLECDFSFEIPRLARFRVNAFVQNRGASAVFRVIPSEIKTLEELGCPRIFQEIADTPRGLVLVTGPTGSGKSTTLAAMINYINANEYGHILTVEDPIEFVHTSQKCLINQREVGPHTMSFSNALRSALREDPDVILVGEMRDLETIRLALTAAETGHLVFGTLHTSSAAKTIDRVVDVFPAAEKEMVRSMLSESLRAVISQTLLKKKEGGRVAAHEVMIGIPAIRNLIRENKIAQMYSAIQTGSQFGMQTLDQCLQGLVQRNIVSLPEARMKAAIPDNFRG; this comes from the coding sequence ATGGAAATCTCTGAATTATTAGCTTTTACCGTAAAAAATAAGGCATCTGACTTACATCTTTCTTCCGGTTTGCCCCCGATGATTCGGGTAGACGGGGATATTCGCCGGATCAATACGCCAGCTCTCGCACATAAAGACGTTCACGATATGGTGTATGACATCATGAACGACGGTCAGCGCAAGATTTACGAAGATACGCTGGAATGCGACTTTTCCTTCGAAATACCGCGTTTGGCACGTTTCCGGGTGAATGCCTTTGTGCAAAATCGTGGCGCAAGTGCTGTTTTCCGGGTGATTCCGTCGGAGATCAAAACGCTGGAAGAGCTGGGCTGCCCACGTATTTTTCAGGAGATTGCCGATACGCCACGCGGCTTGGTGCTGGTTACCGGGCCGACAGGTTCGGGTAAATCCACAACCTTGGCCGCGATGATTAACTATATCAATGCCAATGAATATGGTCATATCTTAACGGTGGAAGACCCGATCGAATTTGTGCACACTTCACAAAAATGTCTGATTAATCAGCGTGAAGTCGGGCCGCACACCATGAGCTTCTCCAACGCTTTGCGTTCTGCTTTGCGCGAGGATCCGGATGTGATTCTGGTTGGGGAAATGCGCGATCTGGAAACCATCCGTTTGGCGCTGACGGCTGCTGAAACCGGGCATTTGGTGTTCGGGACTTTGCACACCTCATCTGCCGCTAAAACCATTGACCGGGTCGTGGACGTATTTCCTGCCGCAGAAAAAGAAATGGTGCGATCAATGTTATCTGAATCGCTACGTGCGGTTATTTCACAAACACTGCTAAAAAAGAAAGAAGGCGGGCGGGTGGCTGCGCATGAAGTCATGATCGGGATTCCGGCGATTCGTAATCTGATTCGTGAAAATAAAATTGCGCAAATGTATTCAGCGATTCAAACCGGATCACAATTTGGGATGCAAACACTGGATCAGTGCCTGCAGGGTCTAGTTCAGCGCAATATTGTTTCTTTGCCAGAAGCCAGAATGAAAGCTGCAATTCCGGATAATTTCCGGGGCTGA
- the cutA gene encoding divalent-cation tolerance protein CutA → MTTPENILIVLCNCPDENVANQLATGLVTARLAACVNQFAPVQSTYRWNERIEITQEVPLLIKTTQAAYPALEAWLQTNHPYEVAEIIALSPAAGLPAYLNWLDKEVQA, encoded by the coding sequence ATGACAACTCCAGAAAATATTTTGATCGTCCTGTGTAATTGCCCGGACGAAAATGTAGCAAATCAGCTGGCTACCGGCCTTGTAACCGCCCGACTGGCTGCCTGTGTGAACCAATTTGCACCGGTACAGTCTACATACCGATGGAATGAGAGAATCGAAATCACTCAGGAAGTTCCCCTGCTGATTAAAACAACCCAGGCGGCTTACCCGGCTCTGGAAGCCTGGCTGCAGACAAATCACCCTTATGAGGTAGCTGAAATTATCGCCCTGAGCCCCGCCGCAGGATTACCTGCCTACCTGAATTGGCTTGATAAAGAGGTGCAAGCATGA
- a CDS encoding FxsA family protein, translating into MPYLLLLLFVAYPIAEIITIVLLAKAIGTFWVVLWLVTAFLGGLLMLRHHKLAVGAALLGDLRAGRLSVRSLFAVARYYIAAVLLLLPGILGDVLALVLLLPWGALMGKPAAPLASAPFSAPAGDVIDGEYRQVKPDVDRLQG; encoded by the coding sequence ATGCCTTACCTGCTGTTATTGCTTTTTGTGGCCTACCCGATTGCCGAAATTATCACGATTGTTTTGCTGGCAAAAGCGATTGGTACTTTTTGGGTCGTACTGTGGCTGGTGACGGCTTTTCTGGGCGGTTTACTGATGCTGCGTCATCATAAGCTTGCAGTTGGTGCGGCCCTGCTGGGTGATCTGCGCGCAGGGCGCTTATCTGTTCGTAGCCTGTTTGCTGTTGCACGTTATTACATTGCTGCTGTTTTGCTTTTATTACCCGGTATTTTGGGTGATGTGCTTGCTCTGGTCTTATTACTGCCCTGGGGGGCGCTGATGGGAAAACCGGCTGCACCACTGGCATCCGCTCCTTTTTCTGCACCCGCTGGTGATGTGATTGACGGCGAGTATCGCCAGGTAAAGCCTGATGTGGACCGTTTGCAGGGCTGA
- the uvrA gene encoding excinuclease ABC subunit UvrA, giving the protein MSYRRIESSEAPQIRIRGARTHNLKNVNLDLPRGSLVVITGLSGSGKSSLAFDTLYAEGQRRYVESLSAYARQFLQLMEKPDVDLIEGLSPAISIEQKATSHNPRSTVGTVTEIHDYLRLLFARVGTPFCPEHKQPLQSQTVSQMVDHVLALPEETKLMVLAPIVVGKKGENVDLFDELRAQGFVRVRVDGEIYELDETPKLDKNKKHTIEVVVDRLKVREDVKQRLAESFETALRHAEGRAIALEMDSGKEHWFSAKFACPICSYSLPELEPRLFSFNNPMGACPKCEGLGQITFFDPKRVVAHPDLSLAAGAIKGWDKRNQFYFQMLTSIAEHYGFDVSETWAALTEEVQQAVLHGSGTEEIAFTYMNERGNKVSRSHAFEGIIPNLERRYVETDSMAVREELAKYQNNQPCPHCEGARLRIEARNVRVGECNLHEVSRMALKDTAVYFSALTLTGAKAQIAEKIIKEIRERLGFLVNVGLDYLSLDRSADTLSGGEAQRIRLASQIGSGLTGVMYVLDEPSIGLHQRDNDRLLGTLRHLRDLDNTVIVVEHDEDAIRMADYLVDMGPGAGVHGGEVVAAGTPEDIMNEPRSITGQFLSGTRRIAIPEARRQPDPEKWLSLKGATGNNLKHVELKLPVGLFVCITGVSGSGKSTLINDTLYTIAAKELNGASGEPAPFESISGLNHFDKVINVDQSPIGRTPRSNPATYTGMFTPIRELFAGVPTSRERGYSPGRFSFNVKGGRCEACQGDGVLKVEMHFLPDVYVPCDVCHGKRYNRETLEVLYKGKNITEVLGMTVEQALAFFEAVPTVARKLKTLTDVGLDYIRLGQSATTLSGGEAQRVKLALELSKRDTGRTLYILDEPTTGLHFHDIDQLLAVLHRLREHGNTVVVIEHNLDVVKTADWVIDLGPEGGAGGGRILMSGTPEELAACTESHTGQYLAKTLAAHQSD; this is encoded by the coding sequence TTCGCATTCGCGGCGCTCGCACGCACAATTTAAAAAACGTTAATCTCGACCTGCCGCGCGGCAGTTTAGTTGTGATTACGGGGCTTTCCGGCTCAGGAAAATCATCCCTGGCGTTTGATACCTTGTATGCCGAAGGCCAGCGCCGCTATGTAGAATCGCTGTCCGCTTATGCGCGGCAATTTTTACAATTGATGGAAAAACCCGATGTTGATCTGATCGAAGGGCTCAGCCCGGCGATATCCATTGAGCAAAAAGCCACCAGCCATAATCCGCGCTCTACCGTTGGCACGGTGACAGAAATCCACGATTACCTGCGCCTCTTATTTGCCCGCGTCGGCACGCCATTCTGCCCCGAGCATAAGCAGCCCTTGCAATCACAAACTGTCAGCCAGATGGTCGATCACGTTTTAGCGCTGCCGGAAGAAACCAAACTCATGGTACTGGCTCCGATTGTGGTCGGCAAAAAAGGCGAAAACGTCGATCTGTTTGACGAGCTGCGAGCACAGGGCTTTGTGCGTGTCCGGGTTGACGGTGAAATTTACGAGCTGGATGAAACGCCTAAGCTGGACAAAAACAAGAAACACACCATTGAAGTGGTGGTGGACCGGCTAAAAGTACGGGAAGACGTGAAGCAGCGCCTTGCCGAATCGTTTGAAACCGCCCTGCGCCACGCCGAAGGCCGCGCCATTGCACTAGAAATGGATAGCGGCAAGGAGCATTGGTTTTCGGCCAAATTTGCCTGCCCGATTTGTAGCTACAGCCTGCCTGAGCTTGAGCCCCGCCTGTTTTCATTTAATAACCCGATGGGCGCTTGCCCTAAGTGCGAAGGCCTGGGCCAGATCACATTTTTTGACCCTAAGCGCGTCGTAGCTCACCCAGATTTAAGCCTGGCGGCAGGTGCGATTAAGGGTTGGGATAAGCGTAATCAGTTTTATTTCCAGATGCTGACCAGTATTGCCGAGCACTATGGCTTTGATGTCAGTGAGACGTGGGCTGCGCTAACAGAAGAAGTACAGCAAGCCGTGTTGCATGGCTCGGGTACCGAGGAAATTGCCTTTACCTATATGAACGAGCGCGGTAATAAAGTATCCCGCTCGCACGCCTTTGAAGGGATTATCCCCAATCTGGAGCGTCGTTATGTTGAAACCGATTCGATGGCAGTGCGTGAAGAATTAGCCAAATACCAGAACAACCAGCCCTGCCCACATTGCGAAGGCGCAAGGCTGCGCATTGAAGCACGTAATGTGCGTGTTGGCGAATGTAATCTGCACGAAGTCAGCCGCATGGCACTAAAAGACACCGCGGTTTATTTTAGTGCCTTAACACTGACCGGTGCCAAAGCGCAGATTGCAGAAAAAATCATTAAAGAGATTCGCGAGCGCCTCGGTTTTCTGGTCAATGTTGGTCTCGATTACCTAAGTCTTGATCGCAGCGCCGATACGCTTTCGGGCGGTGAAGCCCAGCGGATTCGCCTTGCCAGCCAGATTGGCTCTGGCTTAACCGGCGTGATGTATGTGCTGGATGAACCATCGATTGGCCTGCATCAGCGCGATAACGACCGACTGCTGGGTACGCTGCGCCATTTGCGTGATCTGGACAACACGGTGATTGTGGTTGAGCACGATGAAGACGCTATCCGTATGGCCGATTACCTGGTGGATATGGGGCCGGGCGCCGGTGTACATGGCGGAGAAGTGGTCGCAGCGGGAACCCCCGAAGACATCATGAACGAGCCTCGCTCCATCACCGGGCAGTTTTTATCCGGCACGCGGCGTATTGCTATTCCTGAAGCGCGCCGCCAGCCTGACCCGGAAAAATGGCTGTCTCTGAAAGGCGCAACAGGCAATAACCTGAAGCACGTTGAGCTAAAACTACCGGTTGGTTTGTTTGTCTGCATCACCGGCGTATCGGGCTCGGGTAAATCTACCCTGATCAACGACACGCTTTACACCATCGCAGCGAAAGAGCTTAACGGCGCATCAGGTGAGCCAGCACCATTTGAAAGCATCAGCGGGCTGAATCACTTTGATAAGGTGATTAACGTCGATCAATCGCCAATTGGCCGTACACCGCGCTCTAACCCTGCCACCTATACCGGCATGTTTACGCCGATTCGTGAGCTGTTTGCCGGCGTACCCACCAGCCGCGAACGTGGTTATAGCCCGGGACGGTTTAGCTTTAACGTAAAAGGCGGACGCTGCGAAGCATGCCAGGGCGATGGGGTACTCAAAGTAGAAATGCACTTTCTGCCCGATGTATATGTGCCCTGTGATGTCTGCCACGGCAAACGCTATAACCGCGAAACACTGGAAGTACTCTATAAAGGCAAAAACATCACCGAAGTACTGGGGATGACGGTAGAGCAGGCGCTGGCGTTTTTTGAAGCCGTGCCAACGGTGGCACGTAAGCTTAAAACCCTAACCGATGTAGGCCTGGATTACATCCGCTTAGGCCAGAGCGCCACCACGCTGTCTGGCGGTGAAGCACAACGGGTGAAGCTGGCGCTGGAGCTATCCAAGCGCGACACCGGCCGCACCCTGTATATCCTGGATGAGCCAACAACCGGTTTGCATTTCCATGATATTGATCAGCTACTGGCAGTGCTGCATCGCCTGCGCGAACACGGCAACACGGTAGTGGTGATCGAACACAATCTGGACGTGGTGAAGACCGCAGACTGGGTAATTGATCTGGGACCGGAAGGCGGTGCGGGCGGCGGGCGTATCCTAATGAGCGGCACACCCGAAGAGTTAGCCGCCTGCACAGAGAGCCATACCGGGCAATATCTGGCTAAAACTTTGGCAGCACATCAATCTGACTGA
- a CDS encoding YggT family protein — protein MLTNTLNFLIRNLSEFFILLLLARFFLQAARIPFKHPITQFVLSLTNWAVIPVRRILPPFRGLDSASLMLAWLVALMMHAVLLALSPWPFDFTALFSLLSLALAALLEVCKMSLYLLLATVIGQALMSWLSPYNPLMPILTALTEPFLRPLHRFIPPIGGVDITPLVLILAIQLVLNIVVPGLEQTILQGVSMIMLK, from the coding sequence ATGCTTACAAACACGCTTAATTTTTTAATTCGTAATTTATCCGAATTTTTTATTTTGCTGCTTTTAGCCCGCTTCTTTTTACAGGCGGCACGGATTCCATTCAAGCATCCGATCACCCAGTTTGTTTTGTCCCTCACTAACTGGGCCGTGATTCCTGTCCGGCGTATTTTGCCGCCATTTCGCGGTTTGGACAGTGCCAGCCTGATGCTGGCCTGGCTGGTGGCACTGATGATGCATGCAGTGTTATTGGCGCTATCCCCATGGCCCTTTGATTTTACTGCACTGTTTTCGCTACTTTCACTGGCCCTGGCGGCCCTGCTGGAAGTCTGCAAAATGTCTCTGTATCTGCTGCTTGCCACGGTAATTGGTCAGGCGCTGATGTCCTGGCTTTCACCCTACAACCCTCTGATGCCGATTCTGACCGCACTGACCGAGCCTTTTCTGCGCCCGCTGCATCGTTTTATCCCACCTATTGGTGGTGTGGACATCACGCCGCTCGTGTTGATTTTGGCGATTCAACTGGTGCTCAATATCGTCGTGCCCGGTTTGGAGCAAACCATTTTGCAAGGCGTCAGTATGATTATGCTGAAATAA